A stretch of Clostridium formicaceticum DNA encodes these proteins:
- a CDS encoding CobW family GTP-binding protein codes for MIKLDIISGFLGAGKTTFIKRLLQAFEKEEEKVVIVINEFGDVGIDGDLVQQEDYELYEITKGCLCCSLKEDFASTLLKIAEDIVPDRVVLEPSGIFVIQEAIELLAQERLADKYKINNLITIVDSIYFTKHDHPISLFLEKQILSASKLVLSKVQYIKEEEKKKVIHQLKQINPKAQVYKEPWHHYSNEDILEILGHIQCDYGRLNKKEASKLKHHYDHYSIKTDRVFDRASVMQLMEEVIEGRYGKVIRSKGVLLGRPDNIVFQYIDGTYDIEIFENDIEKGKMIFIGESIEKEALMNKI; via the coding sequence ATGATCAAATTAGATATCATTTCGGGGTTTTTAGGGGCCGGAAAAACAACTTTTATAAAAAGATTATTGCAGGCTTTTGAAAAAGAAGAAGAAAAAGTAGTGATTGTCATTAATGAATTTGGTGATGTCGGTATAGATGGTGATTTAGTACAGCAAGAAGACTATGAACTTTATGAAATAACAAAAGGATGTCTTTGCTGTTCCTTAAAGGAGGACTTTGCATCGACACTCCTAAAAATAGCAGAAGATATAGTGCCAGACAGAGTGGTACTAGAACCTTCAGGTATATTTGTAATACAAGAGGCAATAGAATTATTGGCGCAAGAAAGACTTGCCGATAAGTATAAAATAAATAATCTTATTACGATCGTAGATAGCATCTATTTCACGAAGCATGATCATCCTATAAGCCTCTTTTTAGAAAAGCAAATTCTATCGGCATCGAAGCTTGTATTGAGCAAAGTACAATATATCAAAGAAGAAGAGAAAAAAAAGGTAATCCATCAGCTAAAACAAATAAATCCAAAGGCTCAGGTTTACAAAGAGCCATGGCATCACTATAGCAATGAGGATATTCTTGAAATATTAGGTCATATTCAATGTGACTATGGTCGGCTCAATAAGAAGGAAGCCTCTAAGCTAAAACACCATTATGATCACTATAGCATAAAAACGGATAGAGTTTTTGATAGAGCATCAGTAATGCAGCTAATGGAGGAAGTCATAGAGGGGAGATATGGCAAAGTCATTAGAAGCAAAGGTGTTCTGCTAGGTAGGCCTGATAATATTGTTTTTCAATATATTGACGGCACCTATGATATTGAAATATTTGAAAATGATATAGAAAAAGGCAAAATGATATTTATAGGGGAAAGTATTGAAAAAGAAGCATTGATGAATAAAATATGA
- a CDS encoding methyltransferase MtaB domain-containing protein produces MLKKSFKDVCYKDLNSFVYGKSLYPVKTKNGLEIGGGVVLPELNFTLPTMEVSQETMPKVLTQYTEIMEDACKRAHELKALGYIAEIEMLPPATYNPKWGVEIVKVVREVIDKYESNYGLKGSIRLTPVDIREDQKSPHMWRGEYWDAIMELFEEGAKAGSDFLSIESIGGKDIHDEAIMYCDIKKALFGLGVLGAKDMTKLWTKIVSIADKTNTIAAGDTACGFANTAMVLADKGYVPKVFSAIIRVMSAVRSLIAFEAGAQGPDKDCGYEGVYIKAITGCPISMEGKTSAVAHLSPVGNIAAALADVWSNESVQNIKLLGGMAPTVSMEQLIYDCRLMNLAAERGHSQLMRDLLADSDSKYDPQAYVLRPDIVLNISKEIVKEEGHFLRTKRAALATIKELKEGLAAGKVIIENREVPWLDRVEQQLNAIGDDENAFIKEMIQECAIITKFDPKKYDL; encoded by the coding sequence ATGTTGAAAAAAAGTTTTAAAGATGTTTGCTATAAGGATTTAAATAGTTTTGTATATGGAAAATCCCTATACCCTGTAAAAACTAAAAATGGATTAGAAATTGGCGGTGGTGTTGTTTTACCTGAACTAAACTTTACACTACCTACCATGGAGGTTTCCCAGGAAACCATGCCAAAAGTATTAACCCAGTACACAGAGATTATGGAAGATGCCTGCAAAAGAGCCCATGAATTAAAGGCTTTAGGTTATATAGCAGAAATAGAAATGCTTCCACCAGCCACCTACAATCCAAAATGGGGTGTGGAAATTGTTAAGGTAGTAAGAGAAGTCATCGACAAATATGAAAGTAACTATGGTTTAAAGGGAAGCATCCGTCTTACACCAGTAGATATTCGTGAAGATCAAAAATCACCTCATATGTGGAGGGGCGAATACTGGGATGCTATTATGGAGTTATTTGAAGAAGGTGCGAAGGCTGGGTCAGACTTCTTATCTATAGAGTCTATAGGTGGTAAGGATATCCATGACGAGGCTATTATGTACTGTGATATAAAGAAGGCACTATTTGGGCTAGGGGTTCTAGGTGCTAAGGATATGACAAAGCTTTGGACAAAAATTGTATCGATAGCTGATAAAACCAATACCATAGCTGCTGGAGATACAGCATGTGGTTTTGCAAATACCGCCATGGTTTTAGCAGACAAAGGCTATGTACCAAAAGTTTTTTCCGCTATTATTCGTGTCATGTCAGCTGTTAGAAGTTTGATCGCCTTTGAAGCTGGAGCACAAGGTCCAGATAAAGATTGTGGTTACGAAGGCGTATATATCAAAGCAATAACAGGATGTCCTATTTCTATGGAGGGTAAAACCAGTGCAGTAGCTCACTTAAGTCCTGTTGGTAATATAGCAGCAGCTTTAGCAGATGTATGGAGTAATGAATCTGTTCAAAATATTAAATTACTTGGTGGTATGGCACCTACTGTTTCAATGGAGCAATTAATTTATGATTGTAGACTAATGAATCTGGCAGCTGAAAGGGGACATAGTCAATTGATGCGAGACCTACTTGCTGACTCTGATAGTAAGTATGACCCACAGGCATATGTATTACGCCCAGATATAGTATTAAATATTTCTAAAGAAATCGTTAAAGAAGAAGGTCACTTCTTGAGAACAAAGAGGGCGGCATTAGCTACTATCAAGGAATTAAAAGAAGGTCTTGCGGCAGGTAAAGTTATTATAGAAAATAGAGAAGTACCTTGGTTGGATAGGGTAGAACAACAATTAAATGCAATTGGGGATGATGAGAATGCATTCATCAAGGAAATGATTCAAGAATGTGCTATCATCACTAAGTTCGATCCTAAAAAATACGACCTATAA
- a CDS encoding methyltetrahydrofolate cobalamin methyltransferase, translating to MIIVGEKINTSLKGVKEAVKSRDVAFIQQRAVEQDKNGADYIDVNCGTLVNEEVEALPWLVETVQQVVDKPCCIDSPNPAAIEAALKVHKGKAMINSITAEKSRYDKIVPLVKAYKSNVVALTMNDESGIPEDTETRVAIGKNLIDRLSKDGVPIEDIYIDPLIQPISTSSNMGIVALDSIKGIKEAYPEIHFMCGLSNISFGLPKRGLLNYTFLVLCMMAGLDGAILDPGNKQMMAMIVAAEALLNKDQFTMNYLKAFRAGLLEV from the coding sequence ATGATTATTGTAGGAGAAAAAATTAATACCAGTTTAAAGGGTGTAAAAGAAGCAGTCAAAAGCAGAGATGTAGCATTTATTCAGCAGCGGGCTGTAGAGCAGGATAAAAATGGGGCAGATTATATTGATGTAAATTGTGGTACTTTGGTTAATGAAGAAGTTGAAGCGCTACCATGGTTAGTAGAAACAGTTCAACAGGTGGTAGATAAACCTTGTTGTATTGACAGTCCTAACCCTGCAGCTATCGAAGCGGCGCTTAAGGTTCACAAGGGCAAGGCTATGATAAATTCTATTACAGCCGAAAAAAGTAGATATGACAAAATTGTACCTTTGGTAAAGGCGTACAAAAGCAATGTTGTAGCACTGACAATGAATGACGAAAGTGGAATACCTGAAGATACAGAAACAAGAGTAGCCATCGGCAAAAACCTAATAGACAGGCTAAGTAAAGATGGGGTGCCTATAGAAGATATCTATATTGATCCACTAATTCAACCCATCAGCACTTCCAGTAACATGGGTATTGTAGCATTAGATAGTATCAAAGGTATTAAGGAAGCTTATCCGGAGATTCATTTTATGTGTGGACTAAGTAATATTTCCTTCGGATTACCTAAGAGAGGCTTATTGAATTATACATTTTTAGTTCTATGCATGATGGCAGGATTAGACGGTGCTATCCTAGATCCTGGAAACAAACAGATGATGGCAATGATTGTAGCGGCAGAGGCATTACTGAATAAAGACCAATTTACAATGAATTATTTAAAAGCTTTTAGGGCTGGCTTATTAGAAGTATAG
- a CDS encoding cobalamin B12-binding domain-containing protein, whose amino-acid sequence MNKIITEIKQGLMDGDAQQVKEKTELALAYGVKPKKIIQQGLLPTMQSISQKFYKGEIFIPDVLMSSRAMHASLYVLQPILSLSNETSKGIVVVGTVAGDLHDIGKNMVSMMLKGAGYRVIDLGIDVPATDFITAVHKHKPDVLAMSALLTTTMGELGKVVMALKEKGLRQQVKIIIGGAPVTPEFAMAVEADAYAADSFSAIEVVNALVGEKVELFTVS is encoded by the coding sequence ATGAATAAGATTATTACTGAAATAAAACAGGGTTTAATGGATGGGGATGCTCAACAGGTTAAGGAAAAAACAGAGTTAGCTTTAGCCTATGGTGTAAAACCTAAGAAAATTATTCAACAAGGATTGCTGCCTACGATGCAATCCATCAGTCAGAAGTTCTATAAGGGAGAAATCTTTATACCAGATGTCTTGATGTCTTCAAGGGCGATGCATGCTAGTTTATATGTCCTACAACCTATTTTGTCTCTTTCTAATGAAACCTCCAAAGGGATTGTTGTTGTCGGCACTGTTGCAGGAGACTTACATGATATCGGAAAGAATATGGTTTCTATGATGCTAAAGGGAGCAGGATATAGGGTAATTGACTTAGGAATTGATGTACCGGCTACTGATTTTATTACTGCCGTCCACAAGCATAAGCCGGATGTTTTGGCAATGTCCGCACTCTTAACTACGACGATGGGAGAGCTAGGCAAGGTAGTGATGGCTTTAAAGGAAAAGGGATTAAGGCAGCAGGTGAAAATCATTATTGGGGGAGCACCGGTAACACCTGAGTTCGCTATGGCAGTTGAGGCCGATGCTTATGCGGCAGACTCATTTAGTGCTATTGAAGTTGTTAATGCTTTAGTAGGAGAGAAGGTAGAACTTTTTACAGTTAGTTAG
- a CDS encoding PocR ligand-binding domain-containing protein: MGQKKKQQWQDDHSCSRKNLLQLVDKNVLKKILDAFTKATGLTANIVDTEGKSIFSKEDAQKSCKFCLLIWKMQRQRGLQRCRGAYARAGRQAAIFGEPYIFRCPSGLIEWAAPIIIDGQHLGSIICGQVLMWEPEEFFWIELKQMNKILTDDFDLLFDAAKELKVISGKKVQGAADLLFVTANYIMKAGWENLRHRQEIALQQSLLNEEIQNRKCLEEKLNAQSLSLNYSLEKEKELISKVKLGDLDKAKKIFRVLLADIFIAGAAKLPTIKARVLELGVILSRASVEGGADLNQALEISAEFLQDVNRFNLIEEIDLAAVKALERYLQAVQSNQMTKNHLVIQGIKRFIRNNHDKSLTLEEIAASVYLSPYYVSRIFKENQNMTVMDYVTKVKLEEAKKLLRNPRYQIDEIAERLGYSDASYFSKVFRRNEGMSPTQFRRQA; this comes from the coding sequence ATGGGTCAAAAGAAGAAACAACAATGGCAAGATGATCATTCTTGTAGTAGGAAAAATTTACTGCAGCTAGTAGATAAAAACGTTCTCAAAAAAATTTTGGATGCTTTTACAAAAGCTACAGGTTTAACAGCAAATATAGTGGATACTGAGGGAAAATCTATTTTTTCAAAAGAAGATGCTCAGAAGAGTTGTAAGTTTTGTCTTTTGATTTGGAAGATGCAGCGGCAAAGGGGACTGCAACGGTGTAGAGGAGCCTATGCTAGAGCTGGAAGGCAGGCTGCTATATTCGGAGAACCCTATATTTTCAGATGTCCTTCGGGATTGATAGAATGGGCTGCCCCCATTATAATAGATGGACAACATCTAGGATCTATTATATGTGGCCAGGTATTGATGTGGGAACCTGAAGAGTTTTTCTGGATAGAGTTAAAGCAGATGAATAAGATACTAACAGATGATTTCGACCTGTTATTTGATGCTGCTAAAGAGCTGAAGGTCATATCTGGTAAAAAGGTGCAGGGTGCTGCAGACTTACTCTTTGTAACTGCAAATTATATTATGAAGGCTGGATGGGAAAATTTGCGTCATCGGCAGGAAATTGCACTGCAACAATCCTTGTTAAATGAGGAAATTCAGAATAGAAAATGCTTAGAAGAAAAACTTAATGCTCAAAGCTTGAGCTTAAACTATTCTCTAGAAAAGGAAAAAGAATTAATTAGTAAAGTAAAGCTAGGAGATTTGGATAAAGCAAAAAAGATTTTCAGAGTATTGCTGGCAGACATATTTATCGCAGGAGCAGCAAAGCTTCCTACCATAAAGGCACGGGTTTTAGAGTTGGGCGTGATCCTATCCCGGGCATCTGTAGAGGGCGGTGCTGACTTAAATCAGGCATTGGAAATAAGTGCAGAGTTTTTGCAGGATGTGAATAGATTTAATCTTATTGAAGAAATAGATTTGGCGGCTGTAAAGGCATTAGAACGCTATCTTCAGGCGGTTCAAAGTAATCAAATGACAAAGAATCATTTAGTGATTCAGGGGATTAAGAGGTTTATTAGAAACAATCACGATAAAAGTTTAACGCTGGAAGAAATAGCTGCTTCGGTATATCTTAGCCCTTATTATGTTAGTCGTATTTTTAAGGAAAACCAAAATATGACAGTGATGGATTATGTAACAAAAGTAAAATTAGAAGAAGCCAAAAAGCTACTGAGGAATCCTAGATATCAAATAGATGAGATTGCAGAAAGGCTAGGCTATAGCGATGCCAGTTATTTTTCAAAGGTATTTCGCCGTAATGAGGGGATGTCCCCTACACAATTTAGGCGTCAGGCATAG
- a CDS encoding response regulator translates to MRILITEDDLASRRFLAKFLSQYGEIDQVVDGLEALDAYLLAIKDDEPYDLICLDIMMPKVDGVKVLKAIRDYEVQKRIPAEKRTKIIMTTALAETEYVQNAFNIGCEAYASKPIDTEKLVEVMKKLKLIS, encoded by the coding sequence ATGAGAATTTTAATTACGGAAGACGATTTAGCCAGTAGACGATTTTTAGCTAAATTTTTGTCCCAGTATGGAGAGATAGATCAGGTCGTGGATGGTCTTGAAGCGTTAGATGCTTATCTCTTGGCGATTAAGGATGATGAGCCCTATGACCTTATATGTTTAGATATTATGATGCCAAAGGTGGATGGTGTCAAAGTTTTAAAGGCCATCAGAGATTATGAAGTACAAAAAAGAATCCCAGCTGAGAAACGTACAAAGATTATTATGACTACTGCACTGGCAGAGACAGAGTATGTTCAAAATGCCTTCAACATAGGATGTGAAGCTTATGCTTCAAAACCGATTGATACTGAAAAATTGGTAGAAGTAATGAAAAAACTGAAGTTAATTTCATAA
- a CDS encoding PAS domain S-box protein, producing MNKELTTGEMNEFLLTTLACIGDGVIATDLKGTILYMNASAAGLTGWAVEEALGQSIDEVFPIVNIHTNEVMDLVARVLQAGTAIGLKNHSTLVSKEGKKSYVSASCSPIKLEDQSIHGVVVVFRDITKRKQVEEALRESEEKYRGLFNAATDGCYLHEIREGSEKLSRIVEVNEIMCKRLGYTKEEMLGLDITDLNQSKSKKYCTYIMQQIILKKHHIFETVHTAKNGREIPVEVSAHYIEMNEKKYIFSLARDITERKSSENQLRRAKEEAEAANASKSEFLTNMSHEIRTPINGMIGMIDLTLLTDLSQEQRENLIVAKSCASSLLNIINDILDFSKMEAGKLSFQSINFDIKQLIEGLTKAHTHVAKNKGLEMNYSFSADIPATITGDPNRLQQILNNLIHNAIKFTEKGGLTVSVKTLEVTEDDIALKFAVADTGRGIAQKDKPRLFKAFSQIDGSVTRKHGGTGLGLVISKQLVEMMGGRIWVESKENQGSTFYFTAKFKQAKKIIEEYKQEPMIPPSSDCKQILLAEDDGVNQVVIKKILEKRGHVVDVANNGKEVLMMYGDKRYDLILMDIQMPEIDGIEATKRIREKEAALDRYTPIIALTAYALKGDRERFMLLGMDEYISKPIETQELFHMIDRITTNKENQANFQRFNDVRIDDNDKIVFAGIKEEKVYEDRIIFIKKIATHIQNLKTALDSSDLEAIEKQAHKIKKLSDAVDAEEIKSTAFRIELAIRRGNLQEAIMHVLQIEHAFETYKKSTISN from the coding sequence ATGAATAAAGAGTTAACCACAGGAGAAATGAATGAATTTCTGCTTACAACTTTAGCTTGTATTGGCGATGGCGTGATAGCAACGGATCTGAAGGGTACAATCCTTTATATGAATGCATCAGCCGCAGGTCTTACTGGATGGGCGGTGGAGGAAGCATTAGGGCAATCTATTGACGAAGTATTTCCCATAGTCAATATACATACCAATGAGGTCATGGACTTAGTTGCTAGAGTGCTTCAGGCAGGAACTGCCATAGGTTTAAAGAATCACTCTACGCTTGTTTCAAAGGAGGGTAAAAAAAGCTATGTATCTGCAAGTTGTTCTCCTATAAAACTAGAAGATCAAAGTATTCACGGGGTCGTCGTGGTATTCCGTGATATTACTAAAAGGAAACAAGTAGAAGAAGCTTTAAGAGAAAGTGAAGAAAAGTATAGAGGGCTTTTTAATGCAGCAACGGACGGGTGTTATCTCCATGAAATCAGAGAAGGTAGCGAAAAGCTCAGCAGGATTGTTGAAGTAAATGAAATCATGTGTAAACGTTTGGGCTACACAAAAGAAGAAATGTTAGGGCTAGATATAACAGATTTAAATCAGAGTAAAAGCAAAAAGTATTGTACTTATATAATGCAACAGATTATTTTGAAAAAACATCATATCTTTGAAACAGTGCATACTGCAAAAAATGGCAGAGAAATACCTGTAGAGGTGAGTGCTCATTATATTGAAATGAATGAAAAAAAATATATTTTTTCTTTAGCTAGAGATATAACAGAAAGAAAGTCTAGTGAAAATCAATTAAGAAGGGCTAAAGAGGAAGCAGAAGCTGCCAATGCGTCAAAAAGTGAATTTCTTACCAATATGAGCCATGAAATTCGTACGCCTATTAATGGCATGATAGGAATGATTGACCTTACGCTTCTTACGGACTTAAGTCAAGAACAGCGGGAGAATTTGATTGTAGCAAAATCCTGTGCCAGTTCTCTTTTAAACATTATCAATGATATCTTAGATTTTTCCAAGATGGAGGCGGGCAAGCTAAGCTTTCAAAGTATTAACTTTGATATCAAACAGTTGATAGAAGGGCTAACGAAAGCCCATACACATGTGGCAAAAAATAAGGGTTTAGAGATGAATTATAGTTTTTCTGCTGATATACCAGCTACCATAACAGGTGATCCCAACAGATTACAACAGATACTCAATAATCTGATTCACAATGCCATTAAGTTTACGGAAAAGGGTGGGCTTACGGTGTCGGTAAAAACACTTGAGGTTACAGAGGATGATATAGCATTAAAATTTGCTGTAGCTGATACTGGAAGGGGTATAGCACAAAAAGATAAGCCGAGACTTTTTAAAGCATTTAGTCAGATTGATGGATCTGTTACCAGAAAGCATGGAGGCACAGGCTTAGGACTTGTTATATCTAAGCAACTGGTTGAAATGATGGGTGGGCGCATATGGGTAGAGAGTAAAGAGAATCAAGGTAGTACTTTTTATTTTACAGCTAAGTTTAAGCAGGCAAAAAAGATAATAGAAGAATATAAACAAGAACCTATGATTCCTCCCTCTTCAGATTGCAAACAAATTTTGTTGGCTGAAGATGATGGTGTAAATCAAGTTGTTATCAAAAAGATATTGGAGAAAAGAGGACATGTTGTTGATGTTGCAAACAATGGGAAAGAAGTATTGATGATGTATGGGGATAAGAGATATGATTTGATTCTTATGGATATACAAATGCCTGAAATAGATGGCATTGAAGCTACAAAACGTATAAGAGAAAAGGAAGCTGCGCTTGATAGATACACACCAATTATTGCATTGACTGCTTATGCTCTGAAGGGAGATAGAGAAAGATTTATGCTGTTAGGGATGGATGAATATATTTCAAAGCCCATAGAAACGCAAGAATTATTCCATATGATTGATAGGATCACAACAAATAAGGAAAATCAAGCTAATTTTCAAAGGTTTAATGATGTTCGAATCGACGATAACGATAAAATTGTATTTGCAGGCATCAAAGAAGAAAAAGTTTATGAAGATAGAATTATTTTCATAAAAAAGATTGCAACACACATTCAAAACCTTAAGACAGCATTAGACAGTAGTGACCTAGAAGCCATTGAAAAACAGGCCCACAAAATAAAAAAATTGTCGGATGCAGTAGATGCTGAAGAAATCAAGAGCACCGCCTTTAGGATAGAGCTTGCTATTCGAAGAGGCAATCTACAGGAAGCTATTATGCATGTACTACAAATAGAGCATGCCTTCGAAACTTATAAAAAATCCACAATATCAAATTGA
- a CDS encoding protein-glutamate methylesterase/protein-glutamine glutaminase — protein sequence MRHKKRIKVLIVDDSIMSREILSRGISSDPSIEVVATATDPFDARDKILKYKPDVMTCDVEMPKMNGIEFIRRLLPQYPLPTIVVSTVSQAVFDAMKVGAVDFVSKPDMRIAKNVEKFINELIEKIITAADAKILQPENAVIGHGSQTKEVDVKKVIAIGASTGGTEAIYHLLKSFPEKMPGIVIVQHIPPVFSRMFAERLNNTIALSVKEAQSGDYITEGKVFIAPGDQHMRIKKVAGRYKIECFKDEKVNGHCPSVDILFKSVAKEAGSLGIGIILTGMGYDGAQGLLAMRRKGARTIGQDAPSSVVYGMPKVAFDIGAVEKQMSLLKMPQYIYSLID from the coding sequence ATGAGGCATAAGAAAAGAATCAAGGTATTGATCGTTGATGATAGCATCATGTCTAGGGAAATATTATCAAGAGGAATTTCTTCTGATCCATCTATAGAAGTTGTTGCTACAGCTACCGATCCCTTTGATGCAAGAGATAAAATTCTTAAATATAAACCAGATGTAATGACCTGTGATGTAGAAATGCCAAAAATGAATGGCATTGAATTTATAAGAAGGCTGCTACCTCAATATCCCCTGCCTACTATTGTTGTTAGTACTGTGAGCCAAGCGGTATTTGATGCTATGAAGGTGGGGGCGGTTGACTTTGTAAGTAAGCCTGATATGCGTATTGCTAAAAATGTAGAAAAATTTATCAATGAATTAATAGAAAAAATAATAACTGCCGCAGATGCCAAAATTCTACAACCCGAAAACGCTGTTATAGGGCATGGATCACAGACGAAGGAAGTAGATGTGAAAAAAGTTATTGCCATTGGCGCTTCTACAGGGGGTACAGAGGCAATTTATCATCTATTAAAGTCTTTTCCAGAGAAGATGCCAGGAATTGTGATTGTGCAACATATTCCACCAGTTTTTTCTAGGATGTTTGCAGAAAGACTTAATAACACAATAGCCCTTTCTGTTAAGGAAGCACAGAGTGGCGATTATATAACAGAAGGAAAAGTCTTTATTGCTCCGGGAGATCAGCATATGAGGATCAAGAAAGTTGCAGGAAGATATAAAATAGAGTGTTTCAAAGACGAAAAAGTGAATGGCCACTGCCCTTCTGTAGACATTCTCTTTAAATCTGTTGCAAAGGAAGCCGGTTCTTTAGGCATTGGAATAATTTTAACCGGAATGGGCTATGATGGCGCCCAGGGTCTGCTTGCTATGAGACGAAAGGGAGCAAGGACCATTGGACAAGATGCACCTTCCTCTGTTGTTTATGGTATGCCGAAGGTAGCTTTTGACATAGGCGCTGTGGAAAAACAAATGTCTCTTTTAAAAATGCCTCAATACATTTATTCTCTCATCGATTAG
- a CDS encoding CheR family methyltransferase — MIPITEKEFKQLTEYIYANYGIWLKKEKQSLVTARLYNVLAQKNFKSFSQYYEYITTDQSGHAVTTLINKITTNHTFFMREVQHFYYFRDKVLPSLVSTVRDKDLRIWSAGCSSGEEPYTLAMIIDEFFGKEKKFWDAKILATDISNKVLDRAKCGIYSNEELASLPSSWRNTYFKKQDGEKAVLKDTIRNEVIYRRFNLMDAVFPFKKKFHVIFCRNVMIYFDHKTKMELVNKFYDKIEFGGYLFIGHAESIHRAETRFKYIMPAVYRKV; from the coding sequence ATGATTCCTATTACAGAAAAAGAGTTTAAACAGTTGACAGAATACATTTATGCAAACTATGGGATTTGGCTGAAAAAAGAAAAACAGTCTCTTGTTACAGCTAGGTTATATAATGTACTGGCACAGAAGAATTTTAAAAGTTTTTCTCAGTATTATGAGTATATCACCACCGATCAATCAGGGCATGCAGTAACAACATTAATCAATAAAATCACCACCAATCATACCTTTTTTATGAGGGAAGTTCAGCACTTTTATTATTTTAGAGATAAGGTGCTGCCTTCGCTTGTAAGTACAGTGAGGGACAAGGATTTGAGGATATGGAGTGCAGGGTGTTCCTCAGGGGAAGAACCTTATACCTTGGCAATGATAATCGATGAATTCTTCGGAAAGGAGAAAAAATTTTGGGATGCAAAAATTTTAGCTACGGATATTTCTAATAAGGTTTTAGATAGGGCGAAGTGTGGTATTTATAGCAATGAGGAGCTTGCTTCTTTGCCCTCTTCTTGGAGGAATACTTATTTTAAAAAACAAGATGGGGAAAAAGCTGTTCTTAAAGATACGATAAGGAATGAAGTGATTTATAGAAGGTTTAATCTCATGGATGCGGTCTTTCCTTTTAAGAAGAAGTTTCATGTGATTTTTTGTAGAAATGTAATGATTTATTTTGATCATAAAACCAAAATGGAGTTAGTAAACAAATTTTACGATAAGATAGAATTTGGAGGCTATTTATTTATAGGTCATGCAGAATCTATTCATAGGGCTGAGACTAGATTCAAATATATTATGCCAGCTGTTTATAGGAAGGTATAA